Part of the Mya arenaria isolate MELC-2E11 chromosome 8, ASM2691426v1 genome, TCtttattaacgtttttttcataaaacactaGTGATCtgcagttttcttaaataattcgAGACAATTATTTTAGGTATGActatttgatttaattatatgaGCACAACGTCACATGCTTCAAGTTTAAAAGTAAAGCAACGTTGTCGTTTATAACATTAGTAACtttaacatagttttaaacaatcGGCCCATGGACATGTTATTAGATACAGTTATCAAAGGTCAAGCGTCGTATGTGTGTTCCAGTCATCGCAGTTTGCAATCTGGCCTATTCTTGAATTGATTCAATTATAAGAGACCAAGCCGAGTTCTCGAATAACGTATGGCAGCCTACGAAGTCATTGAATGCAAACACGACGAGAGCAATTCAGACGTTAAAAACACAGTTGGCCCCAATGTTAAAAATACCCATATGTTCTTCCTCCAACTCAATCTCAACTAAATTTACAACAACATCAAACCTTGATTCAACCTGATTTTCGTGTTgcattgtttattcattttctgAGCAACATGGTACTTTGATCCAGCTTATTGACTAATGCCACTAATACATAGTATATTCCGCGCAATTCGAGAAGCGTAGTATTGGGATTTGTTACTAACACTATCAATTGGACTTAAAGAAGCAACACTTATTAAACGCTGCGTTGTGTTAACCAATGACGTCACAACAATTGTTTGCTTTAGAACGTTCTCATGCCAACATGagtatttgaaatgttaataCACATGACTGTTTGCAAAACAAACTTAGATAAACGTGATCGTCAGTCCGTTCAACAGTGCACGATAGCCATGGACACCGTAGATACATCCAATTCAAACTAAACCACTTGCGGTCAGTTTTGGTACTTCAAAGAGTATCTTCTGCACTGCCTCTCTGGTATATGCGTTGTTGAAAGCTGTTGTCGATTGAAGATACCAGTTTAAAAGGTTAATGTATGATGCTTTGCGGGGGTAAAGGCCCACAACGACAGTAGGTAGTACCGAATGATAACTCAAAGTATATGTAAACTCACTGATAACTAAAGTCGTTTTTAATGTTGCAAGTCACTCGACAACCTATATATTctattgtatatttttgaaagtcAATTGATGTATTGGGGCAAAATATATGCTAAGATTATTCAGTGCTTCCAAAACAGATTTATATGACTTTATGAAAAAGCACGCCTCATATGCAGACAGTATATTGCCCCTTTCACTTCACATTAAAGTGAAATACagcagtaaaacaatataacgTTGTATTTTCCTCTATCCTGTTTGTTGGTATATCGACAGGAGTAACACCACAAACGCAGGTGATGACAACGATTGGAACGGCCAAAACAACAGGTTCCCAGTTGCCACCCACGActgttaaatacatgttaacGAGTGGTTAGCACGATTTTGATTTGGATTTTGTAATGCTAAATGCTGTATAATGCTTTAAAACTTATGACTATTGACATTGCCACAAAGTTTATTCGGAATTTGAaactaaaaatactaaaaacatTTAGCACTAATTTATTGCCAAACGTTCGAACTAAGATCTTATCTATGTATAGGAGTTGGTCATTTCTTACTAtatatgtattggttttgaattggaaaatatctGGCATATTCAAATAGACGTTGGCGAgatatttaaacttattatcTCACTAAGTGTGCAATAattttgcaaatgttttgtCATATGATGTAAAATCGGGCTAAtatcttttcagaaaaacagTGCACCGACCACGAAACGGACATGTTTAAGTGTGAACATTTCAACCGTACGTACAACGCATGTCAAAGCAGCGATTTGTCTATAACTACCATAgtactttcaaaatgtttgaggTATTGTGGATTGTGCGATGCCACTACTACAGATTCACAGCATCTTACATCAACAAATGCTAAACCTGGCACCACGACGGAAATGtacacaacaacacaaaataacttGCATGACACAACCACCGGAAAGAACGTTTTTGACACTACGACAGGAGCAACACCGGCACAAACCCAGGCAATAACAACGACTGGAACGACCAAAACAACAGGTTCCCAGTTGCAATCAACGAACGCTCAGTATATATCGACTACTGGTAagcaaaatgtgtttaaaaaaataagttttatgcTTCGGAGTTATCAATAATGCAGACTCTTTTTTGAAATTCggatataaatgtaataaacacaATTAGCCCTTATTTAGTACCGATGTACAAACTAAGATATTATCCTTGTGGATGAGTTAAACATTTGTACCAGATGGAAACTGGTGTTGCAATGGAAAACGACTGGAATTGGCGAGAATGTTCAAATAACtatcatatgttttgtgtaATTAGCCTACAAGAGTTATGTTTTGTGATGAGAACTTGAATTAAACGCATTTCAGCCATTTTATCAACGTTAGAATTCAAAAACGAATTTGAATTACACACAATACATATGCGGATCCCTCTTCAGGATCACAGTATAACCTGTGGTTATTTAACTCATTTGCAGAAAACCAGTGCACCGACCACGAAACAGACATGCTTAAGTGTGAACAATTCAATCACACATACAACGCTTGTCAAAGCAGCGAATGGTCTATTAATATCATCGTTCATTCAAAATGTCTGAGGTATTGTGGGTTGTGCGATGCCACTACTCCAGGTTCACAGCATCTtacatcatcaaatattaaaCCTGGCACCACGACGGAAACCTTTacaacatcacaaaacaacttgCTTGACATAACCACAGGAAAGAACGTTTTTGACACTACGACAACGAATTATTTACATCACACAACTactgaaaaacaaatcacattttCACAACCGAAATCATCCACTCAGCTACATGTCACACAGACAACTGATTTCATTGTGACCGCAACATCTTCTATCCGACACCAGACTGCTGCTACCACCTCTTCACTTCAACCCAACGGGCTTGGTAAACTAGATTcttttattgtcaaattattgaCATGTTGACATTATATTGACTATGTCGATTAACTTATTCCGGTTAAAAGATAGCTGTACTGAGTTGGTAGTTTTTAAATACGTGCAAATCGCATTGGACCGCAGTTAttgttcaataattttataataaatatcatcAATCGATATCAAGTACATTGAGTTCATATCGATGGCTATCGTCGATAATACAAAATTTCGATGTTTGCTTACCACATAGAATTAGTATGTTTTAGGACTAAATACTATTGACTAAGGACTGTAGCATGCAGGTTTCTTATCTATTAAATTAATAACCGTCACTTCATTTTAGAAAACGTTACTGCAGTGAAATGACAactttttgaatatttcaagaCCAGAAAACACTCTTTTATATTTgatagtattttgttttacatattcaGGCATCCACGCTTCACTTAATTGTAcattacatatatgtacatattatacCTTAAATAAACCATATTTACAACGTATATCACACAACTTGGTATCTTGATAGCATTAAAGATACTTTTTTACCCAATTGTGTACAACAGTAACTTCAATGTCGTTGGTAGAACAATTCCAATTAATTAAGTggtattttaaatcaatgcaGGACCACAGGTAACGAAGAACTTCCTGACAAGTACAGACGTCCGATCCTCTTCGCATGATGCATCAACACCCTCAATGGTACTTATCCGAAATAACGTAACTGTGTCAAACACTACGAGTGACGTCCCGTTTACCGCTACAAGCCGATCAAtgaacacattttcttcaacaGATGCTACAACAGCTGTCGATTCAATAACGACGTTTCCTTCTAAATCAACTTCAAGCTCCAACAAAACGACACTAGGCACTCACTGaaaattatgaattaaaatgtaatttgtaCCACGCATTGGGTTAATGCAAACCTAAGTCTTACTGACATTAAAGTTAGGAGTGTTGACAAAATCTGCGTTTTTGTGTCTAAATCtattatttaatgtaaataatgctTCGGTTGGCAGCCTTATATcagtacatttgtatatatttttttatatatgtattaaacatacttttatattattttgaagaaaaaagtcattaaacatacaattatacttcaaataaaataattgatttgatattattgatatttataccAATACTTGAGTGAAAGTAttgaacaacaaaaacacagtgtgcattaaatatttatgtaaaaaaactcagtagccaaaagtttgaacataaggctcgtttaatggcacagggtaaacaccaaagacatagaacacaaaaccaAACAAACCACAAGcaagaaacacggaacaacagcacaaaactccgcaaacaacacagtaccaatatattataaaaaactttaaacagtaaaacattaaaacattaaaggttGTTTTATATTGTACGTAGTCTACTCAAGATggtaataaaatgaaagtatagTTCAATACTTCAAGAGTTAATACCTCTGTCGTTTAAACCATTTAGTTAAACATTGCCCGAAGCCATATCGGTTGTGCAAAACCAATCCTACTGTCCTTCATTCTCATATACAGATATAAAGCATTCTAAAGTTTGACTCGTAACAATGTCAACGTAGTTTATTCCCAAATTGTAAGTGCATAGTTTAAcgcttaattattttatttaatttacggTCAGTTGCAAACCACCAGACAGTTTTCATTGAACTACAATGCCagcatttgtttcatttttggttaaccacaatgtatatattgaacatatacaattatacgTGATTACGATTGATATAATCTGTATTCAGtgagttttgaaaataatatgttaatgaATAGGTAAATCAGTAAAGGAAAACTTGCATTATTGcacaaaatgtgtgttttcggtccgttatcgtgtattaaaacgcaaaaccCCAGGCGTTATCGgtaaaaaaatgtgcatttttcagtAAATTCACTTGCCGTTAATGACCGGTtctttgttttacataagcgctTTCAGGGctcgcatcataacaatggcaGCTTAgtgacctggtttctgaccgataGTGGGTCAATGATGCGAACGTTTGCCtaaaacaaatttcagcatatatagctgtatacaaaaataaacaaattaaataaactaaaattttaactatttgtttgctttaaaaacactAGATCTAAATTAAGACTAAACCGTTCAACTCCTCCGAACcgacgacttatatggacatgacttcattacgtcgtatgcaatgaacaaagaaatttcaaatatttttctctgatcctgaagatgctgtacatttcaTCAAGAACATGTTAACTAATTGTTCAGGCTAAAATTAGCTGTCTCAACAAATAAAGGTTAAAGTAAGACTATATcggtaattaatcgattacccaaaaggtattgtgtgtaaataatcagGTCATTTTCCCAAAAAACACACTTTccaaacgaatgaacactgcaaaaaaggACGTCGaacaatgacatcactcattaCGTCACACAAGCACCTGTTATGGAGGTTaatttgaactaactgttttagcattttcgtgatatttaacagcttttttttaaacacaaacgtttcttatggtgtgtattttatgcactcgggctgtaaaccattttgcgggcctttgcagatggtaacgaatTTAAAAAGGTATATTAACACTATAATAAAATTTAACGACATCCGAAGTACTTCTACTGCCCGATATGAGATTGGCATGCagcaattatttggtttataaCAATTTCAGTTGCGCTGATTAAGATTGTTTGGACTGTCATGATTCTAAAACTAAAATGGATGAGATCGGCGGTTGTTAGTCCAACACtattaaaataacagtttcatGTTAAAATCTATCGGAAGTTAATTTTTACACTAATGAGTGCAATGCTTTGTCAATAGTTTTTGAAACTCTTGTAAGATTTATCTGAATATAGAGGAAATTAAAAGTTGGATATAATATAGTTTGCACTTAGACCGGTAATATGCTATCTATTGAGCACGTTCTGAGTTGGTCTTTATATCCAAAGGGAAACTCCTAAATACTCTTGATTGCAAGCAGAGGCATTATACTTTGTTTATTGACAACGTACACGCGTTGTAAAGGTGAAGTATGACAGCTTTTAATATTTGATCTCTAAGTGTTATTTTTGACCGCGAATAAATCTATATTTGCCAGAACCCTCAGATTGAGAAGTTTTAAGGAAGATCGCGGTAGAGTAAGAAAGTTGAATGCGACGGAGGCTGTTGCATAACAAGAGTTCAAAGTTACATACTAGGCCAATATATAAAGGCTTGATGTAACCActgataatgttatttattatgtaGATAGGGATCATAAACGCCATATGTACCTTTCCAATCGTTGAAAGATTTTGAATTTTTCAATTAAGTTAGGCGACACACTATTTTGAAAAGAGACAATATAACTGcaataaatgcataataaaaaGGGAACccaaaacatattaacaacgGGCCTCTACAGTTGGTAACGACCGGAAAAAGTGTGTTTTCGCTATTATTGCAATGATTCTAAGATATGAGGTATCTGCAAAATCGTATGGAAATGACATGACATGCAGAAAGAGTTCAAATTAACACTAACACAAAAAGACGAGTGCTTGCTTGTcgtcaatttgtttttgtttttatctaaaactGTTTTCGTAAAACGTCTGTGAGGtccaaaatgaacaaaacattatactttttttcttttttttattaggtttggATATACAtgaatatcattaattattatttattactttactttactttactgTCCGAACTTTGACTTAagatacaattatttaaaaaaacacctttgTGCAGCAAAATTATATGGTATTTCTACTAGTTTTCTTGTATTCAGCTGATCACTCGGACGCCGGCACCTTTTTTTGTATCGCCCTTAGGCATTGATCAAGAAAAGTGTGCGGTAAGAGAATCGTTTGTACTCTCATAACTGGTATATTTCTTGTATAAGTCACGAGTACCCCATGAActtctttttacaattaatttttaCACAATTTGCAAGAAACAATCGAACCTAAATtaaaattcataacaaaattgATCAATGCTGCTTTGTCGGAGCTTGTGTAAGGTCATTGCCGATAGCATCATCGACTAATAAGCCCCGTCG contains:
- the LOC128242122 gene encoding mucin-3A-like, with protein sequence MTTIGTAKTTGSQLPPTTVKYMLTSEKQCTDHETDMFKCEHFNRTYNACQSSDLSITTIVLSKCLRYCGLCDATTTDSQHLTSTNAKPGTTTEMYTTTQNNLHDTTTGKNVFDTTTGATPAQTQAITTTGTTKTTGSQLQSTNAQYISTTENQCTDHETDMLKCEQFNHTYNACQSSEWSINIIVHSKCLRYCGLCDATTPGSQHLTSSNIKPGTTTETFTTSQNNLLDITTGKNVFDTTTTNYLHHTTTEKQITFSQPKSSTQLHVTQTTDFIVTATSSIRHQTAATTSSLQPNGLGPQVTKNFLTSTDVRSSSHDASTPSMVLIRNNVTVSNTTSDVPFTATSRSMNTFSSTDATTAVDSITTFPSKSTSSSNKTTLGTH